The DNA sequence GGGAAACGGCGCGATTTAAAAAGGTAATCGGAAGCATAACCGGCGGCAAGTATGCCAAAAAAGCCGAAAGCCTCGTAAGCAATTGAGGTGTATCCGGCCTGCTGGTCGGAATATTTGAGGGCTTCCGACAAATACAATGGAAGCCAGAAAAGGAAAGCGTATCGGGTAAACTTGACGAAGAAATACATGATTGCAGCAATCCAAACAGCTCCATTTTTCAGTACAGCCAACTGAGCCGTTTTTTCTTTTCGTTTACCTTTTGGCGTATCTGTACTTTTTTCGAAGGATTCGAGATTCACGTCGGTTGGACTATTACGAGCCATCAGGATGTAAACCAGCGAAATGAGCAGCAGCAGTATGGAAGGAGCCAGAAATGCCCGACGCCACGACAAATTCGCCATGATAATCTGATTGGAGAGCCAATAAGTGGCGAAAGCTGTTGCAGCCATCCCACCAATCACATAACAAGTAGTCCAGTACGACATCACTACGCCACGTTCTTTCTTTTTAAACCAGGGAGTCAGGTTCTTGATCAGCCCCGACCAACCCGACGATTGCCCGAAACCATTTAATCCCATCAGGAAAAGAAAAGAACCAACGGTTCCCATCCAACCCATCATCAGGTTTGAAATAACCGAAAGCAAAAGCCCGATGCCAACAATCAAGCGTGGGCCGTGGCGGTCGCTCAGGTAGCCGTTCAGAAACTGGCCAATCATGTACATGAGGCTGTAAACGGTAATTACAACTGCAAATTCATCTTTCGAGGTGTGCAGTTCGCGGCTCAATACCGGCATGACTACACTGAAATTTTTACGGCAAAAATACATTCCGAAATAAGCGAGCCAGGTTACTGAAAATATTTGCAACCTCCACCTTTTCATTTCGGGCGAAATAGCTTTGGCCATGTTTTATTTGGTATAAATATCCCAGATCGGTTTACCCATTGGATGCTCAGCCGTAAATTCCAGTCCAAGCAAAGCAGCAATTGTTGCGGCGTATTGCCTTTGGTACAATTGCTCTGTCGTCTTTACTTCGCCCATTGTTTTGGTGTCGGGGCCAATTACGGCGAGCCAGGTTTCACCCGAGTCTTTAATGTCCTGGCCATGATCTTTCCATTGGTCTTTAATTGCATCTCCTCTGCCATGGTCGCAGGTGATAATCAGGGTGGTTTTGTTTTTATATTGAGGGTTGGATTGTACGATGGACCAAATATCAGCAAGCATGGCATCTTCGGCATGGGCGCTGTTCAGGTATTGATCATACATTCCGGCGTGTGCCAGATCATCGGTTTCGTCAAACGCAATGTAAAGTATCCGGGGATGATAAGCTTTAAGGTATTCGCGTCCTGCCATATAAGTAATCACATCGGGACGAACGCCGACAGGCCGTGGTGCTAGAGACTGAAGGTCGTTGATCAATTTCAGATTTGAATTCTTGAAATTGATCGTGTCGGTATCAGAATTTACATAAATACCACTTCTCGGCTCGTTCAAAATGTATGGAAAAGCATCCCACGAGCTGAAAACAGCTACTTTACCTTTAAATTCTTTCTGCTGGTTAATAAACTCGAGTACATTGGTGTTTTTATTCATTACCTTATCGTTCGAATTTACTGTCGGATCGGCGTATCCGGTTAGCATTTCATTGTATCCGGGATACGAAAACTGATATGGATTAGCCACATTTACTTTGCTTCCGGCATTCCGGTTTCCGTGCAATTGCCCATTCTGTGCGACAACATTCCAAATGAACGGGAAAAGCATGCGCCGCCGTACTTCTAAATTATCGTTCCAGAAGCTTGCCGCCGTTCCGTCGTAATCTCTGGTGTAGTTTTTATTTTTCAGCAAGGTTGAATCGGCGCCACCAAATACTTCTTGCCAGCGCAGACCATCAAGAGTTACCAGGATGATGTTCTCTGTTTTTGTTTGCGCCTGTATTTTGTCGATTGAGAATTGGCCGAACAGGATGAATACGAAAAGTGCTATTCTATTTTTCATGTGTTTATAATTTGTTTTTTAATTGCCACATGGAACTCCCAAATAATCATTCTCCAGTGTGAGAATGGTTTTCTCATGGTCGTTTCATGGGATATTTAATGTTAGACAAGTTTTAAAAGAACATTGGAAAATAATTAAACAGTTGCTTTCCCTTTGTAACGGTGGGTAAATCCTGATGGTCGGTCAAGGCATTCGTCTCAATTTGTTGGTCAATTTCTTCCAGGACAGACCAACAATCCCAAACACCTTCGGCCACAAAATCGGCTCCGGCATTCAATAATTTACGACCGGCAACAGCAATCTTTTCGGCCAGCCAAACAGGGTCGGCAGCATTGGCCTCGGCGAGCGACAATCCCAACTCGTTTCCCGATTTGGTTAACCCGATTGTCCACACTCCTGCATTCTTTCCTTCCTGAATGTCGGCAACAGTATCGCCGATTTTCACTATTTGGCCGAGCGGATAAACATCCATAATCTCGCAATTCAGGTAAATCATCCACGGAGCCGGGCGGCCAGCAGAAACTTCCGAAGAACTAATAATTGCATCGGGCAATAAACCTGCTGCGGTGGTTATTGGAATAATAGAATTCATCATTTCTTCGACATAACCGGTAGTTGTACCCACTTTGATGCCTTGCTTTTTGAGTGAATTAATCAACTCAATAGCTCCGGGAATTGGGTCGCAATAGTCTTTTACAATCTCAGCTAAGGCTGGCTCCAATTCAGAATAAATACTTTCTACATCTGCTTCTGATGGAATCCGGCCATATTCGGCCAGCCATTGTTTTTGTACCGTATCAAACCCGAAAAGCGCCCGAACGTGATCTTTCTTTGCCAATCCCATCGGAGTGCGTGCTTCTTCCATGGTGATAATAATTTCTCTTTTACGGAAAACTTCTATAAACACTTGCGTTGGCGCTATGCAACCGTAGTCGATGATCGTTCCAGCCCAGTCGAAAATGACTGCTTTAATGTTTTTGAGTTGATTCATATTGCTGATCAATGTTTTATGTGAATGTTCGGTAACTTCCCTAATTGTTTTAATCGGAGGGGCTTTGCCCCTTGCCCCAATTCCTTTTTTGTCTTGACACAAAAAAGGAATCAAAAAAAGTCAAGGCTGTGCCCGCTTCGCTCGAAAAACTAACGTTCGACAGCTAAAATCTTTTAAACTCCCCCGATTACTCGGGGTCAAACAGAAAAGATTTTTTAACGCCGCCTTCACTTGTTTTTCGGCTCACCGGCCAAGGCCTGTCGCCACCAACAAGAACCATTTCCATTTTAGGTACAATACCGGACATTCATTATGTTTTAAATGAATTTTCTTACCATAAAACCCTGACAGCAAAAGCTGTCAGGGAAATCAAACAGAGGGAATGTATATATGAACGATGCTGTTTATTTGATGATCCACATTTCCGAATTAATGTCGTCGGTTGCAGCGCCAAACTGACTAGTCAGAGCTGCATTGTAATTGGTGGCGTTAGTTGTTCGTTCAGAACTTGGATACTGCCAGCGTTTGGCAATACGTCCGCTGTTCGCAGTTCCGGGGCCAGTAAGGAAAGTTGGCACACCTGTACGGCGGTAATTGTTGTAAGCTTCCCATCCCGAATTCTGGAAGAAGGCCAGATATTTCTGAGTTAAAATCTGCGTAAGTGCTGAGGCAGAGGTGCTGCTTAATTTGACCGAAGGCTGCGCATAATAGGCAGTCCATTTTGTTTCGACATCGGTTACCCCATGGAAAGTCCACGAAGCTTTTATGCCTTTGGTGTAATAATCTTCGGCATTTCCGGCAACCCAACCACGGTTAATCGCTTCGGCAATGCTAAAGCACACTTCGGAATAACCAATTTGAATACAAGGTTCACCAAGGTAGGAGCTGTAATAATGGCTTTTACTGATTGGCGAATATTCTCCGTTCAGCATTTTAGTCGACATGTCGTCCAAACTTTCGCCCGAACTTGCTCCAACATAAGCTTCGTAATCGGATGCTGTAAGCCCGGCTTTAATTTTGGCAGGGGCCGGATCGGCAACAATGAAAGTACGTGGGTCTTTCAACGATACCAGCGTATTCAGGTAAGTGGCCGCCATGTTGTTACGGGTAGCTGTCTGTCCGTAATTATCCTGATTCAGTGGGTATTTTGTGTCGGAACTGTTGTAAGTGAACTTCAGGTTATCGTCCAAGGAAGTCATTACTGGGTATTTGGTTGGGTTATTCACCACATTGGCAAACTGT is a window from the Aquipluma nitroreducens genome containing:
- a CDS encoding SusD/RagB family nutrient-binding outer membrane lipoprotein; this encodes MKKLIIFMMVFAVGLSSCQKFEDLEKDPNRPGDVPPSLVFTRVLYKLYYSPWSDQMRWGQFHCSNYAYYDDQEYDWTTTDFNYNQLKNVNQMISEATRVGLADNNPYSAIGKFFKAYFFVDMSLRLGDVPMTDALKSLENTAPKYDTQKAVFKQALTWLEESNTELQTLINSNDQSLTGDFMLGNDLKKWQKVVNSYKLRVLIALSKKESDTDLNIKAQFANVVNNPTKYPVMTSLDDNLKFTYNSSDTKYPLNQDNYGQTATRNNMAATYLNTLVSLKDPRTFIVADPAPAKIKAGLTASDYEAYVGASSGESLDDMSTKMLNGEYSPISKSHYYSSYLGEPCIQIGYSEVCFSIAEAINRGWVAGNAEDYYTKGIKASWTFHGVTDVETKWTAYYAQPSVKLSSTSASALTQILTQKYLAFFQNSGWEAYNNYRRTGVPTFLTGPGTANSGRIAKRWQYPSSERTTNATNYNAALTSQFGAATDDINSEMWIIK
- a CDS encoding MFS transporter, with the translated sequence MAKAISPEMKRWRLQIFSVTWLAYFGMYFCRKNFSVVMPVLSRELHTSKDEFAVVITVYSLMYMIGQFLNGYLSDRHGPRLIVGIGLLLSVISNLMMGWMGTVGSFLFLMGLNGFGQSSGWSGLIKNLTPWFKKKERGVVMSYWTTCYVIGGMAATAFATYWLSNQIIMANLSWRRAFLAPSILLLLISLVYILMARNSPTDVNLESFEKSTDTPKGKRKEKTAQLAVLKNGAVWIAAIMYFFVKFTRYAFLFWLPLYLSEALKYSDQQAGYTSIAYEAFGFFGILAAGYASDYLFKSRRFPISSIMLFCLAFVLYLQPHLSPLGIVPTIVSIGLIGFFTYGPDSIMSGAAAMDFGKNHGAALAAGVINGVGSAGQLLSPVAVAYVSGKYGWDALFGLFVIVTLIAAFLLILKWNYGKENQEAEPENTQIQTPELSTVIE
- the phnX gene encoding phosphonoacetaldehyde hydrolase; this translates as MNQLKNIKAVIFDWAGTIIDYGCIAPTQVFIEVFRKREIIITMEEARTPMGLAKKDHVRALFGFDTVQKQWLAEYGRIPSEADVESIYSELEPALAEIVKDYCDPIPGAIELINSLKKQGIKVGTTTGYVEEMMNSIIPITTAAGLLPDAIISSSEVSAGRPAPWMIYLNCEIMDVYPLGQIVKIGDTVADIQEGKNAGVWTIGLTKSGNELGLSLAEANAADPVWLAEKIAVAGRKLLNAGADFVAEGVWDCWSVLEEIDQQIETNALTDHQDLPTVTKGKQLFNYFPMFF